A part of Streptomyces sp. NBC_01451 genomic DNA contains:
- a CDS encoding glycoside hydrolase family 31 protein: MNQSAESLPPSGAVSLAQSSPTVGTFRERDGALEWSGRQETVRIEPWGPDAVRVRTRLGGPVLEGLPGALLDEPESTPYTVKIEDGQGRLTVGALTVEVSAEGLIRFLRTDDSAELLAEERAHFWWPGSRLYTAVGNGYHRLEQRFAAYEDEKLYGLGQHQHGLFDQKGVVLDLVQRNAEVSVPVLTSSRGYTLLWNSPAIGRVELAGNGTRWVADSARQIDYWITAGQPADAQRRYSAVTGRTPMLPEWAAGFWQCKLRYRTQDELLDVAREYKRRGLPLRAIVCDFFHWTHLGDWKFDPAEWPDPAAMVAELAEMGVKLVVSVWPSVSPLSENHQLMEQRGYLIGTQYGPMAHADWPDKGVASTVQVAFYDATNPEAREFVWSKIRDNYLAPYGITAFWLDACEPELKPGFPENLRYWAGPGLEVGNLYPVENARTFYEGLVASGEDEVISLNRSAWAGSQRYGAALWSGDIGVDFPTLRRQIAAGLNTALSGIPWWNTDIGGFHGGDPDDPAYREVMVRWFQFGAFSPLMRLHGFRDPGMPLGPDMTGGPNEVWSYGAEAGAILERYVHLRERLKPYVLRVMREAHEEGLPVMRPLFLEFPDDPAAWSVDDAYLFGPDLLVAPVLTAGATTRTAYLPAGAAWTDAWSGETYAGGAAVTVDAPLERIPLFLRDGARLPIVE; this comes from the coding sequence GTGAACCAGTCCGCCGAATCCCTGCCCCCGTCAGGCGCGGTCAGCCTCGCGCAGTCCTCCCCCACCGTCGGTACGTTCCGTGAGCGGGACGGTGCGCTGGAGTGGAGCGGCCGTCAGGAGACCGTACGGATAGAGCCCTGGGGCCCGGACGCGGTCCGGGTCCGGACCCGGCTCGGCGGACCGGTCCTGGAGGGGCTGCCGGGTGCCCTGCTGGACGAGCCGGAGTCGACGCCGTACACCGTCAAGATCGAGGACGGGCAGGGGCGGTTGACCGTCGGCGCGCTGACCGTCGAGGTGAGCGCCGAGGGCCTGATCCGGTTCCTGCGCACCGATGACTCGGCCGAGCTGCTCGCCGAGGAGCGGGCGCACTTCTGGTGGCCGGGCTCGCGTCTCTACACGGCCGTCGGCAACGGCTACCACCGCCTTGAGCAGCGGTTCGCCGCCTACGAGGACGAGAAGCTGTACGGCCTCGGCCAGCACCAGCACGGCCTGTTCGACCAGAAAGGTGTCGTGCTGGACCTGGTGCAGCGCAACGCCGAGGTGTCCGTGCCCGTGCTCACCTCCAGCCGTGGCTACACCCTGCTGTGGAACAGCCCGGCAATCGGGCGGGTGGAGCTGGCGGGCAACGGGACGCGCTGGGTGGCGGATTCGGCCCGGCAGATCGACTACTGGATCACCGCCGGGCAGCCGGCCGACGCCCAGCGGCGCTACAGCGCGGTGACGGGACGTACACCGATGCTGCCGGAGTGGGCGGCGGGCTTCTGGCAGTGCAAGCTGCGCTACCGCACGCAGGACGAACTCCTCGACGTGGCACGGGAGTACAAGCGGCGCGGGCTGCCGCTGCGGGCCATCGTGTGCGACTTCTTCCACTGGACGCATCTGGGCGACTGGAAGTTCGACCCGGCCGAGTGGCCCGACCCGGCCGCCATGGTCGCGGAGTTGGCGGAGATGGGTGTCAAACTCGTCGTCTCCGTGTGGCCTTCGGTGTCGCCGCTCTCCGAGAACCATCAGCTCATGGAGCAGCGCGGCTACCTCATCGGCACGCAGTACGGCCCGATGGCGCACGCCGACTGGCCGGACAAGGGTGTCGCGTCCACCGTCCAGGTCGCCTTCTACGACGCCACGAACCCGGAGGCCCGCGAGTTCGTGTGGTCGAAGATCCGGGACAACTACCTTGCCCCGTACGGCATCACGGCCTTCTGGCTGGACGCCTGCGAGCCGGAGCTGAAGCCGGGCTTCCCGGAGAACCTGCGGTACTGGGCGGGCCCCGGCCTGGAGGTCGGCAACCTGTACCCGGTCGAGAACGCCCGCACCTTCTACGAGGGCCTGGTCGCGTCCGGCGAGGACGAGGTGATCAGCCTCAACCGCTCGGCGTGGGCGGGCAGTCAGCGCTACGGCGCCGCCCTGTGGTCCGGTGACATCGGCGTCGACTTCCCGACCCTGCGCCGCCAGATCGCGGCCGGTCTCAACACCGCCCTCTCCGGCATCCCCTGGTGGAACACCGACATCGGCGGCTTCCACGGGGGCGACCCGGACGACCCGGCGTACCGCGAGGTGATGGTCCGCTGGTTCCAGTTCGGCGCGTTCTCGCCGCTGATGCGTCTGCACGGGTTCCGTGACCCGGGCATGCCGCTGGGTCCCGACATGACCGGCGGTCCCAACGAGGTGTGGTCGTACGGTGCGGAGGCCGGCGCGATCCTGGAGCGGTACGTCCATCTGCGCGAGCGCCTGAAGCCGTACGTGCTGCGGGTCATGCGGGAGGCGCACGAGGAGGGGCTGCCGGTGATGCGCCCGCTGTTCCTGGAGTTCCCGGACGACCCGGCGGCGTGGTCGGTCGACGACGCGTATCTCTTCGGCCCCGACCTGCTGGTCGCCCCGGTCCTGACGGCGGGCGCGACGACCCGTACGGCGTACCTCCCGGCGGGGGCGGCCTGGACGGACGCGTGGAGCGGTGAGACGTATGCGGGTGGTGCGGCCGTGACGGTGGACGCGCCGCTGGAGCGGATCCCGCTGTTTCTGCGGGATGGGGCGAGGCTCCCGATCGTCGAGTAG
- a CDS encoding 1,4-beta-glucanase, with protein MPASRPSRRAVLAATAAVAAVSAVSVSGTAAQAASAAAAAPAYRWRTAVIGGTGFVTGVLFHPSVRGLAYARTDIGGAYRWDERAARWTALTDHLGWDDWNLLGVEAIAVDPAHPDRVYLSLGTYAQSWAGNGAVLRSEDRGRTWARTDLTVKLGANEDGRGAGERLLVDPRDSDTLWLGTRHDGLLKSTDRGATWAPATTFPATPSPSGQGVVFLVAAGRTVYAGWGDGDGKGTAGTANLYRTSDGTTWEAVPGQPVGVTSARVPIRAAYDKHTRDLYVTYANAPGPNGQSDGSVHKLRTTTGSWTDVTPVEPGGTTADGSADNFAYGGVAVDACRAGTLVVSTNNRWADIDTVFRSTDGGRTWTSLKDTAVFDVSETPFLTFGKDKPKFGWWIQALAVDPYDSRHIVYGTGATLYGTRDLKHWAPQIRGLEETSVRQLVSPPTGEAHLLSGLGDIGVMYHERLTASPSRGMASNPVFGSATGLAQAAAKPSYVVRTGWGDNGNGAFSNDGGRSWAPFATQPAIAKNAPGPIAANADGSVLLWTFVHWDGTKYPAQRSTDNGTTWSEVSSIPKGATPVADPADPTRFYAYDTDTGTLYASTDSGLTFTARASGLPSGDSQFELAAAPGRSGDLWLSVKWNGLYRSTDGGGTFTKVASCWASYTLGFGRAAQGADYPAVYLVGSTGTITAIHRSDDEARTWTRINDDAHQWGWTGAAITGDPRIHGRVYVATNGRGIQYGEPV; from the coding sequence ATGCCTGCGTCCCGTCCGAGTAGACGTGCCGTTCTTGCCGCGACCGCTGCCGTCGCCGCGGTCTCCGCCGTATCCGTCTCCGGTACGGCGGCTCAGGCGGCCTCCGCTGCCGCGGCTGCCCCCGCCTACCGCTGGCGCACCGCCGTCATCGGCGGCACCGGATTCGTCACCGGAGTGCTCTTCCACCCCTCCGTCCGCGGTCTCGCCTACGCCCGTACCGACATCGGCGGCGCCTACCGGTGGGACGAGCGCGCCGCGCGCTGGACCGCGCTCACCGATCACCTCGGGTGGGACGACTGGAACCTCCTCGGGGTCGAGGCGATCGCCGTCGATCCCGCGCACCCCGACCGGGTGTACCTCTCCCTCGGCACCTACGCCCAGTCGTGGGCCGGAAACGGTGCCGTCCTGCGGTCCGAGGACCGGGGCAGGACCTGGGCCCGTACCGACCTGACCGTGAAGCTGGGAGCCAACGAGGACGGGCGGGGCGCCGGCGAGCGGCTGCTCGTCGACCCGCGGGACAGCGACACCCTGTGGCTGGGCACCCGGCACGACGGACTCCTCAAGTCCACCGACCGGGGCGCCACCTGGGCACCCGCGACCACCTTCCCGGCCACCCCGAGCCCGAGCGGCCAGGGCGTGGTCTTCCTGGTCGCGGCCGGCCGTACCGTCTACGCCGGCTGGGGAGACGGCGACGGCAAGGGCACCGCCGGCACCGCCAACCTGTACCGCACCTCCGACGGCACCACCTGGGAAGCCGTGCCCGGCCAGCCCGTCGGTGTCACCTCGGCCAGGGTCCCGATCCGCGCCGCCTACGACAAGCACACCCGCGACCTGTACGTGACGTACGCCAACGCGCCCGGGCCCAACGGTCAGTCGGACGGCAGCGTGCACAAGTTGCGCACCACCACCGGCAGTTGGACGGACGTGACCCCGGTCGAGCCGGGCGGGACCACCGCCGACGGCTCCGCCGACAACTTCGCCTACGGCGGGGTCGCCGTCGACGCCTGCCGGGCCGGCACCCTCGTCGTCTCCACCAACAACCGCTGGGCCGACATCGACACGGTGTTCCGCTCCACGGACGGTGGCCGTACCTGGACGTCCCTCAAGGACACCGCGGTGTTCGACGTGTCCGAGACCCCCTTCCTCACGTTCGGCAAGGACAAGCCGAAGTTCGGCTGGTGGATCCAGGCGCTCGCCGTCGACCCCTACGACTCCCGGCACATCGTGTACGGGACCGGTGCGACCCTCTACGGCACCCGCGACCTCAAGCACTGGGCCCCGCAGATCCGCGGCCTGGAGGAGACGTCCGTACGCCAGCTCGTCTCGCCCCCGACCGGGGAGGCGCACCTGCTCAGCGGGCTCGGGGACATCGGCGTGATGTACCACGAGCGGCTCACGGCGTCCCCCTCACGCGGCATGGCGTCGAACCCCGTGTTCGGATCGGCGACGGGACTCGCCCAGGCCGCGGCCAAGCCGTCGTACGTCGTCCGGACCGGATGGGGCGACAACGGCAACGGGGCCTTCTCGAACGACGGCGGACGGAGCTGGGCACCCTTCGCCACCCAGCCCGCCATCGCCAAGAACGCGCCGGGGCCGATCGCCGCCAACGCCGACGGCAGCGTGCTGCTGTGGACCTTCGTGCACTGGGACGGCACGAAGTACCCGGCCCAGCGCTCCACTGACAACGGCACGACCTGGTCCGAGGTCTCCTCGATCCCGAAGGGCGCCACACCGGTCGCCGACCCGGCCGACCCGACCCGGTTCTACGCCTACGACACCGACACCGGAACGCTGTACGCCAGCACAGACAGCGGCCTCACGTTCACCGCCCGGGCGAGCGGACTGCCCTCCGGCGACAGCCAGTTCGAGCTGGCCGCGGCGCCCGGACGCTCCGGCGACCTGTGGCTGAGCGTCAAGTGGAACGGGCTGTACCGGTCCACCGACGGAGGGGGCACCTTCACCAAGGTCGCCAGCTGCTGGGCCTCGTACACGCTCGGGTTCGGCCGGGCCGCCCAGGGCGCCGACTACCCGGCGGTCTACCTGGTCGGTTCCACCGGGACCATCACCGCCATCCACCGCTCCGACGACGAAGCGAGGACCTGGACGCGGATCAACGACGACGCCCATCAGTGGGGCTGGACCGGCGCCGCGATCACCGGCGACCCGCGCATCCACGGCCGTGTCTACGTCGCCACCAACGGGCGGGGCATCCAGTACGGGGAGCCCGTCTGA
- a CDS encoding glycosyl hydrolase family 95 catalytic domain-containing protein, with protein sequence MTSDEPVHGPVHGTWEPRPAARWEDGYLSGNGNHGALVFGDPESERVVVTHHSLVRPNGGERARPPELADRLTTLQDRLLAGDTTAAEDFTDGRGLQWVQPFHPAFQVRLRGGAPAGRQRDYRRSVDFTTGVTDAGCEGWRSRVFVSRADDVIVQYVTGDTGVADGPGLTLDITLDHRLPGAPAELGVGQSVVRTPEGALLTLRARYPDSDRAYTGVTLVVPTGGDTTLTPPGVRVEGARSVLLLTRVVRHTGELDTADHARDLRELLPDADGEPWSGDQTYDRLLARHTPLHRTAYDRVTLDLAADETERALPGAELLTRTKSPALLERLFAAGRYHLLSASGMLPPRLVGLWTGDWNTAWSGAFTTDANLNLQTASAAAGALPEVTAAHASLIHSQVDDWRENARAVFGARGVAAPAHTDGESGLIYHFSREYPLHLWTAGADWLLKPLVDHDDTEGVRDPRTAALLAEVALFYEDFLTRTDPDGHLVVVPSYSPENRPANASWGAVNAAMDLSAARHALLTAADHHPDDPERADRWRALADRLPPHRVNADGALAEWAWPGLDDTYDHRHLSHLYGVWPLDEINPYDTPDLAAAAYRALQLRGAENDSAHGHLHHALIAARLRDGERVTHALGQVLDGDFFHASLMSAHYPERDVYNADAAHTLPAVLIEAIVQSTPDRLVLLPALPASCPTGRLRGVRTRFGAEVDLDWGPGRGRAVVRPTRSHRIDLRTSSGSRTLDLVAGEDRVLDLGPR encoded by the coding sequence ATGACATCCGACGAACCGGTCCACGGACCCGTCCACGGAACCTGGGAACCTCGCCCCGCCGCCCGCTGGGAGGACGGCTATCTGAGCGGCAACGGCAACCACGGCGCCCTGGTCTTCGGCGACCCGGAGAGCGAACGTGTCGTCGTCACGCACCACTCCCTCGTCCGCCCGAACGGCGGCGAGCGGGCACGTCCACCGGAGCTCGCGGACCGGCTGACCACCCTCCAGGACCGGTTGCTGGCCGGTGACACCACCGCCGCCGAGGACTTCACGGACGGGCGTGGGCTGCAATGGGTGCAGCCCTTCCATCCGGCGTTCCAGGTGCGGCTGCGCGGCGGAGCACCGGCGGGGCGGCAGCGTGACTACCGGCGGTCCGTCGACTTCACCACCGGCGTCACCGACGCCGGGTGCGAGGGCTGGCGCAGCCGGGTCTTCGTGTCCCGCGCGGACGACGTCATCGTCCAGTACGTCACCGGCGACACCGGTGTCGCCGACGGTCCCGGCCTCACCCTCGACATCACCCTCGACCACCGACTCCCGGGCGCCCCGGCGGAGTTGGGCGTCGGCCAGAGTGTGGTGCGCACCCCTGAGGGCGCCCTGCTCACCCTCCGCGCCCGCTACCCGGACAGCGACCGCGCATACACCGGGGTGACCCTCGTCGTGCCCACGGGCGGGGACACGACCCTCACCCCGCCCGGCGTCCGGGTCGAGGGCGCGCGGTCCGTGCTGCTGCTGACCCGCGTCGTCCGGCACACCGGCGAGCTGGACACGGCCGACCACGCCCGTGACCTGCGGGAACTCCTGCCGGACGCGGACGGTGAGCCATGGTCGGGGGACCAGACATACGACCGTCTCCTCGCCCGTCACACCCCCCTCCACCGCACCGCCTACGACCGTGTCACCCTCGACCTCGCCGCCGACGAGACCGAACGCGCCCTGCCCGGAGCCGAGTTGCTGACCCGCACGAAGAGCCCGGCCCTGCTGGAACGTCTCTTCGCCGCCGGCCGCTACCACCTGCTCTCCGCCAGCGGAATGCTTCCGCCCCGCCTGGTCGGCCTGTGGACCGGCGACTGGAACACCGCCTGGTCCGGCGCGTTCACCACCGACGCCAACCTCAACCTCCAGACCGCGTCCGCGGCGGCCGGAGCGCTCCCCGAAGTCACCGCGGCCCATGCGTCCCTGATCCACAGTCAGGTGGACGACTGGCGGGAGAACGCCCGCGCGGTCTTCGGCGCCCGGGGCGTGGCCGCGCCCGCACACACCGACGGAGAGTCCGGGCTGATCTACCACTTCAGCCGCGAGTACCCGCTCCACCTGTGGACCGCCGGCGCCGACTGGCTGCTGAAGCCCCTCGTCGACCACGACGACACCGAGGGCGTCCGTGACCCGCGCACGGCCGCCCTGCTCGCCGAAGTCGCCCTGTTCTACGAGGACTTCCTCACCCGCACCGACCCTGACGGACACCTCGTCGTCGTCCCCTCCTACTCGCCCGAGAACCGTCCCGCCAACGCGAGCTGGGGCGCCGTCAATGCCGCCATGGACCTCTCGGCGGCCCGGCACGCCCTGCTCACCGCCGCCGACCACCACCCCGACGACCCCGAACGGGCCGACCGCTGGCGGGCGTTGGCCGACCGGCTCCCGCCGCACCGGGTCAACGCCGACGGCGCGCTCGCCGAATGGGCGTGGCCCGGCCTCGACGACACCTACGACCACCGTCACCTCAGCCACCTCTACGGTGTCTGGCCCCTCGACGAGATCAACCCGTACGACACCCCCGACCTCGCCGCCGCCGCGTACCGCGCCCTCCAGCTCCGGGGCGCCGAGAACGACTCGGCCCACGGACACCTGCACCACGCGCTGATCGCCGCCCGGCTCCGCGACGGCGAACGGGTCACCCACGCCCTCGGCCAGGTGCTCGACGGCGACTTCTTCCACGCCTCACTGATGAGCGCCCACTACCCGGAGCGGGACGTCTACAACGCCGACGCGGCACACACCCTGCCGGCGGTGCTCATCGAGGCGATCGTCCAGTCGACCCCCGACCGGCTGGTCCTCCTGCCCGCGCTCCCCGCGTCCTGCCCCACCGGCCGGCTCCGGGGCGTACGCACGCGCTTCGGCGCGGAGGTGGACCTCGACTGGGGACCGGGGCGGGGCCGGGCCGTCGTACGCCCGACCCGCAGCCACCGGATCGACCTCAGAACCTCCTCCGGCTCACGCACGCTCGATCTCGTCGCCGGAGAGGACCGCGTCCTCGACCTGGGGCCGCGGTAA
- a CDS encoding glycoside hydrolase family 12 protein: MATRTRTLSRITKVLLAPALALGATVGLASAPASAAVWSSCDQWGNTSLNGYTLYNNIWGSGAGSQCIWANSGTNWGVNANHPNTGGIKSYPNSKKVINKTITSLGSLSSSYNVSVPSSGAYNTSYDIWDTDYDYEIMLWVNKTGAVGPLGTSQGNVTLGGHSWTVYKGSNGANEVFSFIRTSNSSSGTVNILPILKWIKDTKGWFGNETIGDVQFGFEITSSSGGLNFTTNNLTVSSS; encoded by the coding sequence ATGGCAACACGCACCCGCACCCTGAGCCGGATCACCAAGGTCCTGCTGGCCCCCGCCCTCGCGCTCGGCGCCACCGTCGGCCTCGCCTCCGCCCCCGCCTCCGCGGCCGTCTGGAGCTCCTGCGACCAGTGGGGCAACACCTCGCTGAACGGCTACACCCTCTACAACAACATCTGGGGCTCCGGCGCCGGAAGCCAGTGCATCTGGGCCAACTCCGGCACGAACTGGGGCGTCAACGCCAACCACCCCAACACCGGCGGCATCAAGTCCTACCCCAACTCCAAGAAGGTGATCAACAAGACGATCACCTCGCTCGGTTCGCTCTCCAGCAGCTACAACGTCTCGGTCCCGTCGTCCGGCGCGTACAACACGTCGTACGACATCTGGGACACCGACTACGACTACGAGATCATGCTCTGGGTCAACAAGACCGGAGCCGTCGGGCCGCTCGGCACCTCGCAGGGCAACGTGACGCTGGGCGGCCACAGCTGGACCGTCTACAAGGGCAGCAACGGAGCGAACGAGGTCTTCTCGTTCATCCGTACCTCGAACTCGTCGTCCGGCACGGTCAACATCCTGCCGATCCTCAAGTGGATCAAGGACACCAAGGGCTGGTTCGGCAACGAGACGATCGGTGACGTGCAGTTCGGGTTCGAGATCACCTCGTCCTCCGGCGGCCTGAACTTCACCACCAACAACCTGACGGTCAGCAGCAGCTGA
- a CDS encoding sulfotransferase family protein, whose translation MSSAPLALTLANLLLRPSLGSRRDPDRVFDRIAGKAGRADGDEAFVEGFRPLLAEWAADEELSPVGWQSAQAHVRRHLTNRARVRRLIAEHPAIAQEPIEKPVFVVGLPRTATTLTHSVLSLSDEHRCPRLWELLAPGLEPSPGERRKAVTTARRTLDGTYLLSPRFREIHPMTAEGPEECTFLLPHALVPLSQARLPEYHARQFERDFVPDYRHLKECFQVLQYGRPRRRWILKSPMHTGNLDALRTVFPDATLVWTHRDPATAVASFCSLVECGMALSRRTVDLHALGATWLDLLSRSVRRGLAARAGIPREEVVDVPYSWLGSDPAAGAPKLYAAVGAPWTDADAARLPTVSTHLRGSRPHRYDLSRYGLTRADVETAFADYNTLRAEVDRA comes from the coding sequence GTGTCCAGTGCTCCCCTCGCCCTCACGCTGGCGAACCTGTTACTGCGGCCCTCGTTGGGATCCCGGCGCGATCCGGACCGGGTGTTCGACCGGATCGCCGGCAAGGCGGGGCGAGCGGACGGGGACGAGGCGTTCGTCGAGGGGTTCCGGCCGCTGCTCGCCGAGTGGGCGGCCGACGAGGAACTGTCGCCGGTCGGCTGGCAGTCCGCTCAGGCCCACGTCCGCAGGCATCTCACCAACCGGGCCCGGGTCCGGCGGCTGATCGCCGAGCATCCCGCGATAGCCCAGGAGCCCATCGAGAAGCCCGTGTTCGTGGTGGGTCTCCCGCGTACCGCCACCACGCTCACCCACAGCGTGCTGTCCCTCTCCGACGAGCACCGCTGCCCCCGGCTGTGGGAACTGCTCGCCCCCGGCCTCGAACCGTCGCCCGGCGAGCGGCGGAAGGCGGTCACGACCGCGCGCCGGACGCTCGACGGCACGTATCTGCTCAGCCCGCGCTTCCGCGAGATCCACCCCATGACCGCCGAGGGCCCCGAGGAGTGCACCTTCCTCCTGCCGCACGCCCTGGTGCCGCTGTCCCAGGCCCGGCTCCCGGAGTACCACGCCCGGCAGTTCGAGCGGGACTTCGTCCCCGACTACCGGCACCTCAAGGAGTGCTTCCAGGTGCTCCAGTACGGTCGGCCGCGGCGCCGCTGGATCCTCAAGTCCCCCATGCACACCGGGAATCTCGACGCCCTGCGCACCGTGTTCCCCGACGCCACGCTCGTGTGGACCCACCGCGACCCGGCGACCGCCGTCGCCTCGTTCTGCAGCCTGGTCGAGTGCGGAATGGCCCTCTCCCGGCGCACGGTGGACCTGCACGCCCTCGGCGCCACCTGGCTCGACCTGCTCAGCCGCTCCGTGCGGCGCGGCCTCGCGGCCCGGGCCGGCATCCCCCGCGAGGAGGTGGTGGACGTGCCGTACTCCTGGCTCGGCTCCGACCCGGCCGCGGGCGCACCGAAGCTCTACGCGGCCGTCGGCGCCCCCTGGACCGACGCCGACGCGGCCCGGCTCCCCACGGTCAGCACCCACCTCAGGGGCAGCCGCCCCCACCGCTACGACCTGTCCCGCTACGGCCTGACCCGCGCCGACGTCGAGACGGCCTTCGCGGACTACAACACCCTGCGGGCCGAGGTCGACCGCGCCTGA
- a CDS encoding beta-galactosidase, with product MPGLGDATRGRVLFGGDYNPEQWPEETWPEDVRLMKDAGVNSVTLGVFSWAKLEPRPGAREFGWLDRLMDLMHENGIGVVLATPTSSPPPWMGRLHPETLPVAEDGRVEWWGGRQHFAHSSAAYRRYAAAITEDLAARYGGHPALIMWHINNEYCTYDWGDESAAAFRRWLQDRYGTLDALNTAWGTAFWSQGYGDWYEILPPRLPHYMRNPTQVLDFKRFTSDALLECYLAERDIVRRHTPHLPVTTNFMPMWAGQDAWRWVQEEDVVSVDMYPDPRDPFGAQQGALIQDMTRSQARGPWMLMEQAAGPVNWRGVNHPKPRGLNRLWSLQAVARGADAVCYFQWRQSRQGAEKFHSGMVSHAGEQGRTFQEVKQLGAELAAISREVTDSHTPNDIAVLHDWHAWWGGAQDGRLSSEVDYPQVVRAWHRALWEAHLTTGFAHPEHDLSAYRLVVVPQLYLLTDAAIDNLQAYVRGGGTLVCGFLTGVADEDDRVRPGGMDARLRELFGLGTLHEWWPLDAGETVEVDGFQGHLWSEELEADGADEVTPYKGGELDGLPAVLRKGRAWYVSTLPEPDALRDLLARIGADAGVRPVLDGLPAGVEAVRRGELLFVLNHGSDPVAVRVPGVHRDLLTGGIVMDEVSLDRYGVAVLKP from the coding sequence ATGCCCGGGCTCGGTGACGCCACCCGGGGGCGCGTCCTCTTCGGCGGTGACTACAACCCCGAGCAGTGGCCCGAGGAGACCTGGCCGGAGGACGTCCGGCTGATGAAGGACGCCGGGGTCAACTCCGTCACGCTCGGCGTCTTCTCCTGGGCGAAGCTCGAACCCCGCCCAGGCGCCAGGGAGTTCGGCTGGCTGGACCGGCTGATGGACCTGATGCACGAGAACGGCATCGGTGTCGTCCTCGCGACGCCCACCTCCTCGCCGCCGCCCTGGATGGGCCGGCTGCACCCGGAGACCCTGCCCGTCGCCGAGGACGGGCGCGTCGAGTGGTGGGGCGGGCGCCAGCACTTCGCGCACTCCAGCGCCGCCTACCGCCGCTACGCCGCCGCCATCACCGAGGACCTGGCCGCCCGCTACGGCGGCCACCCCGCCCTCATCATGTGGCACATCAACAACGAGTACTGCACCTACGACTGGGGCGACGAGTCGGCCGCCGCCTTCCGGCGCTGGCTCCAGGACAGGTACGGCACCCTGGACGCCCTCAACACCGCCTGGGGAACGGCGTTCTGGAGCCAGGGATACGGCGACTGGTACGAGATCCTGCCGCCGCGCCTCCCGCACTACATGCGCAACCCCACCCAGGTGCTCGACTTCAAACGCTTCACCTCCGACGCGCTCCTGGAGTGCTACCTCGCGGAACGCGACATCGTCCGCCGTCACACCCCGCACCTCCCGGTCACCACCAACTTCATGCCGATGTGGGCGGGCCAGGACGCCTGGCGCTGGGTCCAGGAGGAGGACGTCGTCTCGGTCGACATGTACCCCGATCCCCGCGACCCGTTCGGTGCCCAACAGGGCGCACTGATCCAGGACATGACGCGTTCGCAGGCACGCGGCCCGTGGATGCTGATGGAGCAGGCGGCCGGTCCGGTCAACTGGCGGGGTGTCAACCACCCCAAGCCGCGCGGCCTCAACCGGCTCTGGTCGCTCCAGGCGGTGGCGCGTGGCGCCGACGCCGTCTGCTACTTCCAGTGGCGCCAGTCCCGGCAGGGCGCCGAGAAGTTCCACTCCGGCATGGTCAGCCACGCCGGCGAGCAGGGCCGCACCTTCCAGGAGGTCAAGCAGCTCGGTGCCGAACTCGCCGCCATCAGCCGTGAGGTGACGGACAGTCACACCCCGAACGACATCGCCGTTCTGCACGACTGGCACGCCTGGTGGGGCGGCGCCCAGGACGGGCGGCTCTCCTCCGAGGTGGACTACCCGCAGGTCGTACGGGCCTGGCACCGCGCCCTCTGGGAAGCACACCTCACCACCGGCTTCGCCCACCCCGAGCACGACCTGTCCGCCTACCGGCTCGTCGTCGTACCGCAGCTGTACCTGCTCACGGACGCGGCCATCGACAACCTCCAGGCGTACGTACGCGGCGGCGGCACCCTCGTCTGCGGATTCCTCACCGGTGTCGCCGACGAGGACGACCGGGTACGGCCCGGCGGCATGGACGCCCGGCTGCGCGAGCTGTTCGGCCTGGGCACCCTGCACGAGTGGTGGCCGCTGGACGCGGGCGAGACCGTCGAAGTGGACGGCTTCCAGGGCCACCTGTGGTCCGAGGAACTGGAGGCCGACGGCGCCGACGAGGTCACCCCGTACAAGGGCGGCGAACTCGACGGGCTGCCGGCGGTGCTGCGCAAGGGACGCGCCTGGTACGTCTCCACCCTCCCCGAGCCCGACGCGCTGCGGGACCTCCTCGCGCGGATCGGCGCGGACGCCGGCGTCCGCCCGGTCCTGGACGGACTGCCCGCCGGGGTCGAGGCGGTCCGGCGCGGTGAGCTGCTCTTCGTGCTCAACCACGGGTCCGACCCGGTGGCCGTCCGCGTACCCGGCGTCCACCGGGACCTGTTGACCGGCGGGATCGTCATGGACGAGGTGTCGCTGGACCGGTACGGAGTGGCGGTGCTGAAGCCATGA